Proteins from one Candidatus Nomurabacteria bacterium genomic window:
- a CDS encoding thermostable hemolysin — protein sequence MKSLELITPEHAQHKQVVSFVNSVYERTLHVSARNPPETLLAAIEGENVFGCIGFNHSVQWHFFKDDPRYQRAVSMFPSDTRIGEQSMLAISGFPAGVPLLFSALAAYAEHVGIQKIVFAGIGVSCRTVEQLGFSVDVLGPTAEAVTSPQDRAHYAYWLEQFQPQTCILDTTRAQDVYHNVAGRFTRKAHLAPSLQAQLAA from the coding sequence ATGAAATCGCTTGAACTCATTACACCAGAGCATGCACAACATAAGCAGGTTGTGTCGTTTGTAAACTCGGTGTACGAACGAACCCTGCACGTCAGTGCACGCAACCCCCCGGAGACACTCCTGGCCGCGATCGAGGGCGAAAATGTCTTTGGCTGTATCGGTTTCAATCACAGTGTACAGTGGCACTTCTTCAAGGATGATCCTCGCTACCAGCGAGCTGTTTCGATGTTCCCTTCGGACACTCGGATCGGCGAGCAAAGCATGTTAGCGATCAGCGGTTTCCCGGCTGGCGTACCCCTGCTCTTTTCAGCATTGGCCGCGTACGCAGAACATGTTGGCATCCAAAAGATAGTATTTGCCGGCATCGGCGTTTCCTGCCGAACCGTCGAGCAACTCGGTTTTTCTGTCGACGTACTAGGCCCAACCGCTGAGGCGGTCACATCGCCTCAAGACCGCGCACACTACGCCTACTGGCTGGAGCAATTCCAGCCACAAACCTGCATCCTCGACACCACCCGAGCACAGGATGTCTACCACAATGTGGCCGGACGTTTTACTCGAAAAGCCCATCTGGCCCCGTCCTTACAAGCACAACTAGCCGCCTAA